The Thermovibrio guaymasensis genomic interval GAAGATTAAGTTTTGAGCCATTTTAGGCCTTCTGAGGTCAAGAAAGCGGTACTTTAAACGGACTTCCTCACTTACCTTTATCTCATTCTCAATTGGGAACGGTAGGGGGAGGGAGCGGTTTAGGATTTGGAGCTCCTTTGCGTATATTTCAAACTCTCCCGTTTTAAGCTTTGGGTTTTCGGTTCCCGGAGGTCTCCTCCTTACTTCTCCCTTTACGGCTATAACGAACTCGTGTCTAAGCTTTTTTGCCTTTTCAACAAGGTCTTCAGAGATTTCGGGGGAAAAGACGATTTGAACTTTTCCGGTTCTGTCCCTGAGGTCTGTAAAGACAACTCCCCCGTGGTCTCTCGTTGTGTCAACCCAACCGGCAACCCTTACTTCTTTTCCTAAATCCTTCTCTGAAATCTCACCACAGTAGTGGGTTCTTTGGAACGAGCCAAGGTGCTCAAGCATCTTTCCTTCTCCTGTTCTTAAGTTTGTTCTGGGAATTTTACAACCTATTTTTTCTTTTCAAATCTCCTGAGCCTCTCATCTATTAATTCGTTTTTATAAAGGAGCTTCCTGGTTGCCGGCATAACGTAGGAAGAGTGTATCTTACACTCCTTATACCTCTGACCTTCAGTTGATATGAACCTGAAAGAGTTCACTTTCCACCCCTTTTCATAAATTTCCTTTCCAGAGATAACCGTCTGATTAAGGATTGCGTAAGTTGCCAAGAGTGCTGAAGGAACCAAGAAAAACCTTACTTTTCCTGAGAGAATTAATAAAAGGGAGGCGACGTAGGTGATTCCAGCTAGAAGCAGAGATATTTCGCTGTGAACTATGGCCCACTTTGTAAGGTGGAAGGAGATTTGAGTTCCCCTGATGAAGAGCTCTCCTAAGAACTCTACAACTTGGTTGATTAAACTTACCTTGTAAAGAGTGACTTCCATTAAGAAGACGCTTATTAGGAAGGGTGTAAAGATAAAACCGGCTAAAACCGTTGTAATCCAAGACATTAAGTTTACCGTTCCAAATACGTGGAGGACGATTGGAAGGGTAAAGAGCATTGGGGCTACAGAGACCTTTAAGCTCTTTTCAAGTTTACTTCCCTTTCCTTCAAGGCTTAGAAGGATTCCTCCAACTGCTGAGAAGGAAAGGGCTGCCGAGAGGTTAAACTTTCCAAAGAGAACCGTTAAGAGGAAAACTACGCCGAGTAGGTAAATTGGTGAGATTTTCCTAAACTCCTCAACTCCCAGTGATACTAGAAAAGTGAAGAGGTAGGCCCTAACTGCTGAAGGGGGTAGTCCCGTTAAAGGCATGAGGGGAAGAACCATTAAGGATGCAGATATTAAAGGTTTCGGAAACCTTATTAGTTTTAGGAAACCTGCCAACGTTCCTATTACGATTCCTACGTGGAGTCCTGATATGGCAAGGAAGTGGTAAAGTCCTGAGAGGACAAAGTATCCCTTTAAAGACTGGGAGAGCTCAAACCTGATTCCTAAGGTAGATGCTCCTGCTACCGAGGATACCGGGTAGTCAACGACTTCTTCAATTTCCCTGTAGAGTTTGTACCTTAACCTCTTTAGGGCTGCTGAACCCCCCTTTCCTTTTACTAAAACCTTTCCATCTTCACTTACTACGTCTCCGACTTCAACATTTTCTCCATCTTTGATCCTTATCCACTTCCAACCTTCAACTACTGCTACTTTATAGTTGTCGCTGTACTCTCTTACCCACATTACTTTCGGTGGAGCTTTTGTGGGTAGGGCCAGTGATTGGAGAGTAAGAACGGCTAAAAGAGGAACAGTTGTTGGAAGGAGCTCCGTCCAGTTGAACTTTAGCAGATAGTATCCTCCCAGTATGGCTGTGGAGGTTAGCAGGAATGGGAAGTAATCACTTCCTGCAAACTTCCACGTTAGGGCTAGAGAGCATAGGAAAAAGATGTGAGCTTTGTGTTTTTCCATCTTTTATTTTGTTTCCCACTTTCCCGTTAAGTTAAATCTTAATAAAATTGTTTTTAGGGGGGCTCAGGTATATACTATCACTTGCTAAATTCAGATTGGGAGGATGGAAAAATGGCAAAAACCCTCGGCGTCCACATCGTTGCCGACCTTTACGGGTGTGACCCGGAACTTCTCAAGTCTGCTGAGAAGATGGCAGAGGTTTTTGAGGGAGCTGTAAAATACGCGAACCTCAATAAGCTCTCAGCCTACTACCACCAGTTTGAGCCCTACGGGGCGACGGGGGTTGTTGTAATTTCTGAATCTCACCTGTCTTTCCATACCTGGCCTGAGCACGGCTACGTTGCAATAGACGTTTACACTTGTGGAGCTCACGAGAATGCCTTTAAGGCTTTTGACTATATCGTTGATAAGTTAAAACCTGAGAGGGTTGAGAAGGACGTTCACTTCAGGGGAGTTGTTAACGAAGAGGAAGAGGTAACCTTCTGTGCCAGCGTAGGCTGAGCCGGTGGTAGGCTGAGAGTAAAGAGGCCCCCTTTAAGGGGGCTTTTGTTTTATTGCTCCTCTCCAAATTTCCTCTCTAACTTCTCTTGCTCAAGCTTACACTTTATGCAGAGCTCTGCAACCGGCCTCAACTTCAACCTTTCATACTTGATGCAGGCTCCACACTTTTCGCATATTCCGTAAGTTCCCTCTTCTATTTTCCTGAGGGCTTTCTCTATCTTTTTAAGGTACTTGGCTTCCCTGTCCCTTATTCTCATTTCAAAGGTTCTTAGTATCTCATCAGTTGACATATCTACTATATCACCAACTTCCCTTTCTGCATGGGCTGTCTCTTCAAGTCCCCTCTTTATGTCTTCAAGAACTTCCCTTCTTCTCTCCTCTAAAATCTTCTTAAGTTCCTGAATCTGTTCGGCCGTGAGGCATTTATTCCCCTTCATTCTAAACCTCCTTCTTTATTGGTGGGAAAGGTATACGTAAGGGTGTAAAATGTCAACGACATATTTTAATGGAGGAAGTTATGGAGCTCTCAAGGCGCGTAAGAAGGATTTCACCTTCACCTACAATGGCAATCACGAGCAAAGCTAAAGAGCTTAAAGCTAAAGGAGTGGACGTTATAGGCTTTGGAGCCGGAGAGCCTGACTTTGACACTCCTGACCATATTAAGGAAGCTGCAAAAGAAGCGATTGATATGGGCTTTACAAAGTACACTCCTCCTGCAGGAATCCCTGAGCTAAGGAGGGCGGTTGCAGACAAGTTAAGGAGCGAAAACGGTATTGACTATGAGCCTGAACAGGTTGTAATAACTGATGGAGCTAAACAGGCCCTTTTCAACTTAATGCTCAGCGTTATAGACGATGGAGATGAAGTTGTCATTCCTTCCCCGTACTGGGTTACCTACCCTGAACAGGTCAAGTTTGCAGGAGGAACTCCAGTTTTCGTTGAAACTAAGGAGATTAAAGGGTTTGCTCTGACCCTTGAGGAGCTCAAGCCTGCAATAACTCCCAGGACAAAAATGGTCATTCTCTGTACTCCTCACAACCCAACCGGTAGTGTGATTCCGAAGGAGGAGCTTGAGAGGATTGGCCACTTCTGTGCAGAAAGGGGAATTTTGATAGCTTCAGATGAGTGCTACGAGTACTTAACCTACGACGGTTTCAAACATACTAGTATTGCCTCTATCTCTCCGGATATTAAAGAGGTTACAGTTACTATAAATGCCCTATCTAAGAGTTTCTCTATGACGGGATGGAGAGTAGGTTTTGCTGCAGGTCCAAAAGAGATAATAGACGCAATGATAAAGATTAACTCCCAGTCTATTTCAAACGTTAATTCAATAGCTCAGAAAGCTGCAGTTGCCGCCCTTACAAAACCTAAGGGCTTCTTAAAGGAGTGGCTAAGTGCCTTTGACGAAAGGCGCCGTTACATGGTTGAAACACTAAATCAGATTCCCGGCGTTTCCTGTATTATGCCTAAGGGAGCTTTCTATGCGTTTCCGAACGTTAAGGAGCTCCTTAAGCTTGGAAACTTTAAGGACGACTGGGAGCTTGCCGAGTTCCTACTTGAGAGGGCAAAGATTGCAGTAGTTCCGGGCTCAGCCTTTGGTTATCCCGGCTACTTGAGGCTATCTTACGCAACTTCAATGGAGAACATTGAAGAGGGGCTTAAGAGGTTTAAAGAGGCAGTTGAGGAGAGGTTAAATGGCTGAGAGAGTTTACAGGACTGATAAACTAACGTTCCTGAGTTACGGACTTTTAACTGTTGCTTATGGGCTCTTCCTTGGTTTGATTTTTAAGAAGGCGGGAGGGTTTACTTCCTCCCTTCTAATCCTTCTTCTCTTTGTCCTTCCCGTATTTGCCTACTTTCTCTTCCTCATGAAAAAGAGCGTAAAGATTGACGATGAGGGAATAGAGGTCTTTGGTTTAACTGGTAGGAAGAGGATAAACTGGGAGGAAGTTAGATCGGTTTCACTGACTCCAGGGAGGAAGTACTTTCTCTTTATAGAAGGAAAGAATGGAAAGCTTGCAGTTATTGACGATTCAACTGAGAACTTCGTTGAAGTTGCTAGGGAGATAAGGAAGAGGGTTCCAGATAGGGTTTCAGAAAACTTTGAATCCCTCCTTTCTTCCTATAAACGCTCCTACACTTCTGTAGGAATACTTCTGCTTGCGGCATTTATACTTATCTTCGTGGCACTTAAGAACCTATTTTTTTGAGGGCTTTACTTTTTCAATTCTTACTGACGGTATCCTTAAAGAGTTTAACCTCTCCTCAACTTTGCTGATTCTCTCCTTTATCTTCCCAATTTCCTCCCTTATTTCTGAATTGTCCCTTTCTAACTCAGAGTAGCTCTCTTTCAGCTGGCTTATCTCTTTCCTAAGGTTTCCTACTTGACTCTTAATCTCTTTCACTTTCTCACTCAGCTCTGTATCTAACTCTTCAATTTTCCTTTCCGTTTGGGTTTTTTGGTTTTTTAACTCTCCTTTCAGGTTTACGGTTTGGGATTTAAGTTCGCCAACTTCTTTATTTAAGTTATCTATTAATACCCTAAGTTTGGCAACCTCTTGTCTTAGCTCTGAGTTCTCGTTTTTCAGTTTGTCAACCTCCTTTTGGAGCTCCCTGTCTTTAATTTCAAGGACCTGAACTTTTCCTTCTAGCTGGTTCAACTGTAGGTTTTCCCCTGTAGTTACGCAGGAAGGGAAAAGTAGCAGCGGAGTTATGAGAAGAGCTCTCCTCACCTTAAGTACTCCCAATCGGAGTTTCTAAATAGGATACCACAAATTCTGTGGTAAATTATGAACTGACACGTCAGTTCAGGAGGGAGTGTGAAGAAGAGAGAGGAGGAGATTTTAGTTAGGGCAAAGAGCCTCTTTTCAAAGAGGGGTTTTCACTCCCTTACAGTCTCAGAGATTGTTGACTCCCTAGGGATAGCAAGGGGGACTTTCTACCTCTACTTTAAGAACAAGGACGACGTCTACAGGAGAGTTCTTGAAAGGACTGTTCAGGAAATAGA includes:
- a CDS encoding pyridoxal phosphate-dependent aminotransferase — its product is MELSRRVRRISPSPTMAITSKAKELKAKGVDVIGFGAGEPDFDTPDHIKEAAKEAIDMGFTKYTPPAGIPELRRAVADKLRSENGIDYEPEQVVITDGAKQALFNLMLSVIDDGDEVVIPSPYWVTYPEQVKFAGGTPVFVETKEIKGFALTLEELKPAITPRTKMVILCTPHNPTGSVIPKEELERIGHFCAERGILIASDECYEYLTYDGFKHTSIASISPDIKEVTVTINALSKSFSMTGWRVGFAAGPKEIIDAMIKINSQSISNVNSIAQKAAVAALTKPKGFLKEWLSAFDERRRYMVETLNQIPGVSCIMPKGAFYAFPNVKELLKLGNFKDDWELAEFLLERAKIAVVPGSAFGYPGYLRLSYATSMENIEEGLKRFKEAVEERLNG
- a CDS encoding TraR/DksA family transcriptional regulator, which codes for MKGNKCLTAEQIQELKKILEERRREVLEDIKRGLEETAHAEREVGDIVDMSTDEILRTFEMRIRDREAKYLKKIEKALRKIEEGTYGICEKCGACIKYERLKLRPVAELCIKCKLEQEKLERKFGEEQ
- the speD gene encoding adenosylmethionine decarboxylase, encoding MAKTLGVHIVADLYGCDPELLKSAEKMAEVFEGAVKYANLNKLSAYYHQFEPYGATGVVVISESHLSFHTWPEHGYVAIDVYTCGAHENAFKAFDYIVDKLKPERVEKDVHFRGVVNEEEEVTFCASVG
- a CDS encoding PH domain-containing protein; the encoded protein is MAERVYRTDKLTFLSYGLLTVAYGLFLGLIFKKAGGFTSSLLILLLFVLPVFAYFLFLMKKSVKIDDEGIEVFGLTGRKRINWEEVRSVSLTPGRKYFLFIEGKNGKLAVIDDSTENFVEVAREIRKRVPDRVSENFESLLSSYKRSYTSVGILLLAAFILIFVALKNLFF
- a CDS encoding ComEC/Rec2 family competence protein; amino-acid sequence: MEKHKAHIFFLCSLALTWKFAGSDYFPFLLTSTAILGGYYLLKFNWTELLPTTVPLLAVLTLQSLALPTKAPPKVMWVREYSDNYKVAVVEGWKWIRIKDGENVEVGDVVSEDGKVLVKGKGGSAALKRLRYKLYREIEEVVDYPVSSVAGASTLGIRFELSQSLKGYFVLSGLYHFLAISGLHVGIVIGTLAGFLKLIRFPKPLISASLMVLPLMPLTGLPPSAVRAYLFTFLVSLGVEEFRKISPIYLLGVVFLLTVLFGKFNLSAALSFSAVGGILLSLEGKGSKLEKSLKVSVAPMLFTLPIVLHVFGTVNLMSWITTVLAGFIFTPFLISVFLMEVTLYKVSLINQVVEFLGELFIRGTQISFHLTKWAIVHSEISLLLAGITYVASLLLILSGKVRFFLVPSALLATYAILNQTVISGKEIYEKGWKVNSFRFISTEGQRYKECKIHSSYVMPATRKLLYKNELIDERLRRFEKKK